A stretch of Faecalibacterium duncaniae DNA encodes these proteins:
- a CDS encoding response regulator transcription factor, producing MLKILVAEDDVSTNKLLCAILKINGYEAIPAFNGEAALDIIDHQHIDLLLCDVMMPKMDGFALTQAIRDGGSMMPILMLTAKALPEDKHTGFLVGTDDYMTKPPDKTELLLRIKALLRRARIVDEHKITVGDVVVDMDSRTVRRGMEVQTLPPKEFELLYKLLAYPERTFTRMELLDEIWGIDSESDDKTVNVHINRLRNRFYDWPEFEIQTVRGLGYRAVKKV from the coding sequence ATGCTGAAAATTCTGGTTGCGGAAGATGACGTGAGCACCAACAAGCTGCTCTGCGCCATCTTAAAGATCAACGGCTATGAAGCGATCCCGGCCTTCAACGGCGAAGCGGCGCTGGACATCATCGACCACCAGCACATTGACCTGCTGCTGTGCGATGTGATGATGCCTAAAATGGATGGCTTTGCCCTGACCCAGGCCATCCGGGACGGCGGCAGCATGATGCCCATCCTGATGCTGACGGCCAAGGCCCTGCCCGAGGACAAGCACACCGGTTTTCTGGTGGGTACGGACGACTATATGACCAAGCCGCCGGATAAGACCGAGCTGCTGCTCCGCATCAAGGCTCTGCTCCGCCGGGCCCGCATCGTGGATGAGCATAAGATCACGGTGGGGGATGTGGTGGTGGATATGGACAGCCGCACCGTGCGGCGGGGGATGGAGGTGCAGACCCTGCCGCCCAAGGAGTTTGAGCTGCTGTACAAGCTGCTGGCCTACCCGGAACGGACCTTTACCCGGATGGAATTGCTGGACGAGATCTGGGGCATCGACAGCGAGAGCGATGACAAGACCGTGAATGTCCACATCAACCGCCTGCGCAACCGTTTTTATGATTGGCCGGAGTTTGAGATCCAGACCGTGCGGGGCCTTGGCTACCGGGCCGTGAAGAAAGTGTGA
- a CDS encoding HAMP domain-containing sensor histidine kinase, whose product MKNAFNRLRSGMETLNLTMLLILNLFFMVFLLLAVCTVLVLAGVDEGFFYHDGQVELGGALAFVYTVCILIAVSMVVMIRMVFIHPLQRNIEAMKKLANGDFAVRVNHAEHGYVPREMVEFEQSFNKAAEELGGTEILRKDFINNFSHEFKTPIVSISGFADLLLEEQLPPEDQKEYLTIIRDESRRLADLATNILTLNRVESQTILTDKACFSLDEQLRQSVLVTQQKWRQKELDFDADLVPAEYTGSEGLLKEVWLNLLDNAAKFSPEGGTVAVNLRKAKSALMVSVTDQGEGMSADTQAHIFEQFYQGDTSHTTQGNGLGLAMVKKVLELHGGSIQVNSAPGQGSCFTVTLPI is encoded by the coding sequence ATGAAAAACGCATTCAACCGGCTGCGCAGCGGCATGGAGACCCTGAACCTGACCATGCTTCTGATCCTGAACCTCTTTTTCATGGTCTTTCTGCTGCTGGCCGTCTGCACCGTGCTGGTCCTGGCCGGTGTGGACGAGGGATTTTTCTATCACGATGGACAGGTCGAGCTCGGTGGTGCACTGGCCTTTGTCTATACCGTCTGCATCCTGATCGCTGTGAGCATGGTGGTGATGATACGGATGGTCTTTATCCACCCATTGCAGCGGAACATTGAGGCTATGAAAAAATTGGCAAACGGGGACTTTGCCGTGCGTGTAAATCACGCGGAACACGGCTATGTGCCCCGGGAGATGGTCGAGTTTGAGCAGAGCTTCAACAAGGCAGCGGAGGAGCTGGGCGGCACTGAAATTCTGCGGAAGGATTTTATCAACAACTTCTCCCATGAATTCAAAACGCCCATCGTCAGCATCAGCGGCTTTGCCGACCTGCTGCTGGAGGAGCAGCTGCCGCCCGAGGATCAGAAGGAATACCTGACCATCATCCGGGACGAGAGCAGGCGGCTGGCCGACTTGGCAACGAATATCCTGACCCTGAACCGGGTGGAGAGCCAGACGATCCTGACCGACAAAGCGTGCTTCTCCCTGGATGAGCAGCTGCGCCAGAGCGTGCTTGTGACCCAGCAGAAGTGGCGGCAGAAGGAGCTGGATTTTGATGCCGACCTTGTCCCGGCAGAGTACACCGGCAGCGAGGGGCTGCTGAAAGAAGTCTGGCTCAACCTGCTGGACAACGCCGCCAAGTTCAGCCCTGAGGGCGGCACCGTGGCCGTGAACCTGCGCAAAGCAAAAAGCGCCCTGATGGTCTCGGTGACCGATCAGGGCGAGGGGATGAGCGCCGACACGCAGGCGCACATCTTTGAACAATTCTATCAGGGCGACACCAGCCACACCACTCAGGGCAACGGTCTGGGCCTTGCCATGGTGAAAAAGGTGCTGGAGCTCCACGGCGGCAGTATCCAGGTGAACAGTGCCCCCGGGCAGGGCAGCTGCTTTACCGTGACATTACCCATATAA
- the ruvX gene encoding Holliday junction resolvase RuvX gives MKILAVDYGASRTGLAVCDPTEFLTTPITPQITLKARPKVAAEVCRIAQEQKAELIVVGLPLNMDGTEGERAEKSRKLGKTLQIWSGLPVRMWDERQSTCEAADILDEVGTFGAHRKAILDSVSATVILEDYLAWRKEHPGEI, from the coding sequence ATGAAGATTCTAGCAGTTGATTACGGTGCCAGCCGCACGGGGCTTGCGGTCTGCGACCCCACCGAGTTCCTGACCACGCCCATCACCCCGCAGATCACCCTGAAGGCCCGGCCCAAGGTGGCCGCCGAGGTCTGCCGCATTGCCCAGGAGCAGAAGGCAGAGCTCATTGTGGTGGGTCTGCCGCTCAACATGGACGGCACCGAGGGCGAGCGCGCCGAGAAGAGCCGCAAGCTGGGCAAGACCCTGCAGATCTGGAGCGGCCTGCCCGTGCGGATGTGGGACGAGCGGCAGTCCACCTGTGAAGCCGCCGATATCCTGGACGAGGTGGGGACTTTTGGTGCCCACCGCAAGGCCATTCTGGATTCCGTCAGCGCCACGGTCATTTTGGAAGATTACCTCGCCTGGCGCAAAGAGCACCCCGGCGAAATTTGA
- a CDS encoding PD-(D/E)XK nuclease family protein: protein MLQLLLGGSGSGKTTLLYQRIRARAEKGEKSILLVPEQFTSSTEGRIYRELGDALSGMVESFSFTSLAEKILSTEGGAAVQTLSDAGRAVLVRRALEELQDNVHYYHRHRRSAAFCQMAAQTIDELKSAGLSGRQLAQLAGACGAESGKLSELALIFQGYETLLARSGMDPSDRLELAGARLEEALARHSLPEFLRDRAVFIDEFDTFNAPKKRLLGAMLAALPSVTVALCDDGAPLLPGDLSLFSGAKQVAAQLRQLARKNGAEVAVPQLLRKDLRHRNAPGLAAVAELLETGSCTADAPAGEVRLFAAPSREEEARAAAGAVRRLMRQGVRCGKIAVVCRDIAKYRAAVRYEFRMAEIPLYCDEPTTPEFSAPATAVRALLEIARGADLTENLTTLAKTGLCALSEEQVCALENYAYTWAPTAAAWREKFERSPKGFGEQELTEEDLRNRERAEHARALLVGAVDAFRAKVRGVNAEAISRAAYFCLKTLGAEEQQAAQVKAIRADRGIPAAEEAAREWNVVMGLLNEMAHLLGEQTVTVAEYEDLFGLLLRSSDLGHIPQTLDAVVLASAGKMRLDAPDYVFVLGLAEGEFPAAPGEVGLLTHADRDALMAQEIDLPDCFENRVVREQVCFYKALTAPAKGLWLSWPKGQGQTLCAALEPLVEALAPAAPELELTDLAATPADGLDCLGGGWPLTETERASLTEALHNPGETEPQGLALLRRMADTAPRQVHDLPALEALLGRKLRISPSQLEKYYTCRYGYFLQYVLGLRPRRRAELSADQSGTLMHWVLQMALDPHPGPDNPMAALEPFMELDDEAMASLAALLVDEYAKRYLPEDTARFAYLLSRLKKSMTSLLLYLRDEQRQSSFKPVACELKIGRGEDAVPAQVYHLSDGRTVQLVGTVDRADEWVEEDGTRWVRVVDYKTGTKKLDLKEVYCGLDCQMLLYLFSLTRDKSGRFTGAEPAGVLYLLADPAPETTTREKAAHSVEYKLDGLVRDEQKLFDAMDADETGRYLPFSYYKGAPSPYQKDKRADIAKLNRIQLHLDDLVTRMGQQLYEGQIAAEPLVAGRSPCQWCDYGFVCCHETGIGERALEAPAKPFEAPGQPEEGEEEQA from the coding sequence ATGTTACAGCTACTTCTGGGCGGCTCCGGCAGCGGAAAAACAACGCTGTTGTACCAGCGCATCCGCGCCCGGGCCGAAAAAGGGGAAAAAAGCATCCTGCTGGTGCCGGAACAATTCACTTCCAGCACCGAGGGCCGCATCTACCGTGAGCTGGGGGATGCCCTGTCCGGCATGGTGGAGAGTTTTTCTTTTACCAGTCTGGCAGAAAAGATCCTTTCCACCGAGGGCGGCGCGGCGGTGCAGACCCTCTCTGACGCAGGCCGTGCCGTGCTGGTGCGCCGGGCGCTGGAGGAGCTGCAGGACAATGTCCACTATTATCACCGCCACCGGCGCAGTGCGGCCTTTTGCCAGATGGCGGCTCAGACCATCGACGAGCTGAAGAGTGCGGGCCTTTCCGGCCGGCAGCTGGCACAGCTGGCCGGTGCCTGCGGAGCCGAGAGCGGTAAGCTCAGTGAGCTGGCCCTCATCTTTCAGGGCTACGAGACCCTGCTGGCCCGCAGCGGCATGGACCCCTCTGACCGGCTGGAGCTGGCCGGAGCCCGGCTGGAGGAAGCACTGGCCCGGCACAGCCTGCCGGAGTTTCTGCGGGACCGGGCGGTGTTCATTGATGAGTTCGATACCTTCAACGCGCCCAAAAAGCGGCTGCTGGGGGCCATGCTGGCGGCACTGCCCAGCGTAACGGTGGCCCTCTGCGATGACGGTGCCCCCCTGCTGCCCGGTGACCTGAGCCTGTTCTCCGGGGCCAAGCAGGTGGCGGCGCAGCTGCGCCAGCTGGCCCGGAAAAATGGGGCGGAGGTGGCCGTTCCGCAGCTTTTGCGCAAGGATCTGCGCCACCGGAACGCCCCGGGCCTTGCCGCAGTGGCAGAGCTGCTGGAAACCGGCAGCTGCACCGCGGATGCCCCGGCGGGCGAGGTGCGGCTCTTTGCCGCGCCCAGCCGGGAGGAGGAGGCCCGTGCCGCTGCCGGTGCCGTCCGGCGGCTGATGCGGCAGGGCGTGCGGTGCGGAAAGATCGCTGTGGTCTGCCGCGATATCGCCAAGTATCGTGCCGCTGTCCGGTATGAATTCCGGATGGCGGAGATCCCCCTGTACTGCGATGAACCCACCACCCCGGAATTCAGCGCCCCGGCCACGGCGGTGCGGGCCCTGCTGGAGATCGCCCGGGGAGCCGACCTGACCGAGAACCTGACCACCCTTGCCAAGACCGGCCTGTGTGCCCTGAGCGAGGAGCAGGTCTGCGCGCTGGAAAACTATGCCTACACCTGGGCCCCCACGGCGGCGGCCTGGCGGGAGAAGTTCGAGCGCAGCCCCAAGGGCTTTGGGGAACAGGAGCTGACCGAAGAGGACCTCCGCAACCGGGAGCGGGCAGAACATGCCCGTGCCCTGCTCGTGGGGGCGGTGGATGCATTCCGGGCCAAGGTGCGCGGGGTCAACGCCGAGGCCATCAGCCGGGCGGCGTATTTCTGCCTGAAAACGCTGGGGGCTGAGGAACAGCAGGCCGCTCAGGTAAAAGCCATCCGCGCGGACCGGGGCATCCCGGCGGCGGAGGAAGCCGCCCGGGAGTGGAACGTGGTCATGGGGCTGCTGAACGAGATGGCCCATCTGCTGGGGGAGCAGACCGTGACCGTGGCCGAATACGAGGACCTGTTCGGGCTGCTGCTCCGCTCGTCCGACCTGGGGCACATTCCCCAGACCCTGGACGCGGTGGTGCTGGCCAGCGCAGGCAAGATGCGTCTGGACGCGCCGGACTATGTGTTTGTGCTGGGGCTGGCCGAGGGGGAATTCCCGGCCGCGCCCGGCGAGGTGGGTCTGCTGACCCACGCTGACCGCGATGCCCTGATGGCGCAGGAGATCGACCTGCCCGACTGCTTTGAAAACCGTGTGGTGCGTGAGCAGGTCTGCTTCTACAAGGCCCTGACCGCTCCTGCAAAGGGGCTGTGGCTCAGCTGGCCCAAGGGGCAGGGGCAGACCCTCTGCGCTGCGCTGGAACCCCTCGTGGAAGCACTGGCCCCCGCTGCCCCGGAGCTGGAACTGACGGACCTTGCGGCCACCCCTGCAGATGGACTGGACTGTCTGGGCGGCGGCTGGCCCCTGACGGAGACCGAGCGTGCCAGCCTGACAGAGGCCCTGCACAACCCCGGCGAGACCGAGCCGCAGGGCCTTGCCCTGCTGCGCCGGATGGCCGACACTGCCCCCCGGCAGGTGCATGACCTGCCTGCGCTGGAAGCGCTGCTGGGGCGGAAGCTGCGCATTTCGCCCAGCCAGCTGGAAAAATATTATACCTGCCGTTACGGCTACTTTTTGCAGTATGTGCTGGGGCTCAGGCCCCGCCGCCGGGCCGAGCTTTCCGCCGACCAGAGCGGTACCCTGATGCACTGGGTGCTGCAGATGGCGCTGGACCCTCACCCCGGCCCGGACAACCCCATGGCGGCGCTGGAGCCCTTTATGGAGCTGGACGATGAGGCTATGGCGAGCCTTGCCGCGCTGCTGGTGGACGAGTACGCCAAACGCTATCTGCCCGAGGATACCGCCCGCTTTGCCTATCTGCTCTCCCGCCTGAAAAAGAGCATGACGAGCCTGCTGCTCTACCTGCGGGATGAGCAGCGGCAGTCCAGCTTCAAGCCCGTGGCCTGTGAGCTGAAGATCGGCCGGGGCGAGGATGCCGTGCCTGCCCAGGTGTATCACCTGTCGGACGGGCGCACCGTCCAGCTGGTGGGCACCGTGGACCGTGCCGACGAGTGGGTGGAGGAGGACGGCACCCGCTGGGTGCGGGTGGTGGACTACAAGACCGGCACCAAAAAGCTGGACCTGAAGGAGGTCTACTGCGGTCTGGACTGCCAGATGCTGCTCTACCTGTTCAGCCTGACCCGGGATAAAAGCGGCCGCTTTACGGGGGCGGAACCGGCGGGTGTGCTCTACCTGCTGGCCGACCCGGCCCCTGAGACCACCACCCGCGAAAAGGCGGCCCACAGTGTGGAATACAAACTGGACGGTCTGGTGCGGGACGAGCAGAAGCTGTTCGATGCCATGGATGCCGACGAGACCGGAAGATACCTGCCCTTCTCCTATTACAAAGGCGCGCCCAGCCCCTACCAGAAGGACAAGCGGGCAGACATCGCCAAGCTGAACCGCATCCAGCTGCATCTGGATGATCTTGTGACCCGGATGGGCCAGCAGCTCTATGAGGGGCAGATCGCCGCCGAGCCGCTGGTCGCGGGCCGGAGTCCCTGCCAGTGGTGTGATTACGGATTTGTCTGCTGCCACGAGACCGGCATCGGGGAGCGGGCGCTGGAGGCCCCCGCAAAGCCCTTTGAGGCTCCCGGGCAGCCCGAAGAGGGAGAGGAGGAACAGGCATGA
- a CDS encoding UvrD-helicase domain-containing protein, with amino-acid sequence MSEPKWTPAQRAAIEDRGGALLVSAAAGSGKTAVLTERAVRLITDPEHPVDADRLLIVTFTNAAAAELRARIGQALLKRSQAEPGNGALRRQRMLLQRAPICTIDAFCLDLLRKHFQALDIPPDFSPADPGSVELLRASALSETLENAYRDPDFCAFADLYGKGRTDRAAGETILHVYDFLRALPDYDKKLDEFLAPWQEENGFAATCWHDLLLAEAARSARAAGELFRAALADCPGDREQELADAEEKKTPSAREKAKNAVLEKYTDAQERLDKAAALLGRVEQLAVAGEWTPLYDLLTPYVLGMEELPGLKGMKKRLNGEHKKVIRTRADEGAALFAQILELIPCSEEEAEADRRAAEPRLRALFAAVRDFDARFSAKKRDRKLLEFSDFEHQALHLLRDQDGPPTALCGVIRQNYAAVMVDEYQDTNALQDALYRCLASPAGDDLFLVGDLKQSIYRFRQADPSIFREKLDSWPALPGGAARPRPAEGTPGTDAMLALDANFRSAPQVVEGINFLFERLMSPELGDTAYGDGQRLICGAPGEYTGSVEAHFLPDDTAETDAGWIARRIEELVQSGEPVRDGSATRPVQYEDCCILLAARIDFPAYVEALTARGIPVYADARENLLDAPHIRPLIALLKVIDNPAQDIYLAAAMLGPLFGFTDDDLVRLRARAEEIQKQQGENAPQRISLYGALLLTVNSGEDTPFTGKVRAFYARLTELRRMARSVPAEQLLEEIFASTGYLAALGVMENGARRREDARRFASFCAGAGSGGISALVRAIDAAALAGSTGQDTVPGGSRPGCVTVMTIHRSKGLQFPVVFVADTARRFNAADTRQPVLLHRMYGAGLRLRPEEGEGAYKTAAYTALSNVHAAEMRSEQMRLLYVALTRAQDKLILTVPLGIGKTSNPFTRAAAFLEAGAGQTLCRQANSFADWLRAALLVHPNGGPLRRLAEDLELPFADTGSTITLTVQQALPEGVEPPDPEPEERPLAQADPALTEALRQGFAWQYPAAELARVPAKVSVTGIVHKAEQTTLERPGFLAKDGLTAAEMGTALHAFLEHADFAALAAAKQAGTLETAIPAERDRQVEAKLTAPEIAEKLDAGRIRRFVESEAFARICAADEVLRELDFITALPAAEVLTAQGTDSADSAAVAQAKVLVQGIADLVLVFPNHLELLDYKTDRRKSEDDFLAAYRAQLDLYALAISKRFAPKPVTYKGIYSLELGKLIEVK; translated from the coding sequence ATGAGTGAACCCAAGTGGACCCCCGCCCAGCGGGCCGCTATCGAGGACCGGGGCGGCGCGCTGCTGGTGAGCGCGGCGGCGGGCAGCGGCAAAACGGCTGTTCTGACGGAGCGGGCTGTCCGGCTCATCACCGACCCGGAGCATCCCGTGGATGCGGACCGTCTGCTCATCGTCACCTTTACCAATGCGGCGGCGGCAGAGCTGCGGGCCCGCATCGGGCAGGCACTTCTGAAGCGCAGCCAGGCGGAACCCGGCAATGGCGCGCTGCGCCGCCAGCGGATGCTGCTGCAGCGCGCACCCATCTGCACCATCGATGCCTTCTGTCTGGACCTGCTGCGCAAGCACTTTCAGGCGCTGGATATCCCGCCGGACTTTTCCCCCGCAGACCCCGGCAGTGTGGAGCTCCTGCGGGCCTCTGCCCTGAGCGAGACGCTGGAAAATGCCTACCGCGACCCGGATTTCTGCGCCTTTGCCGACCTCTACGGCAAGGGCCGCACCGACCGTGCGGCGGGCGAGACGATCCTGCATGTCTACGATTTCCTGCGCGCCCTGCCCGATTACGACAAAAAGCTGGACGAATTTCTGGCTCCGTGGCAGGAGGAAAACGGCTTTGCCGCCACCTGCTGGCATGATCTGCTGCTGGCCGAAGCCGCCCGCAGTGCCCGGGCGGCAGGGGAGCTGTTCCGCGCCGCGCTGGCTGACTGCCCGGGCGACCGGGAGCAGGAGCTGGCCGATGCCGAGGAAAAGAAAACGCCCTCTGCCCGGGAAAAGGCAAAGAATGCCGTGCTGGAAAAATATACCGATGCCCAGGAACGGCTGGACAAGGCTGCCGCCCTGCTGGGCAGGGTGGAACAGCTGGCTGTGGCGGGGGAATGGACCCCGCTTTACGATCTGCTGACCCCCTATGTGCTGGGCATGGAGGAGCTGCCCGGCCTGAAAGGGATGAAAAAGCGGCTGAACGGCGAACACAAAAAAGTCATCCGCACCCGCGCCGATGAGGGCGCGGCCCTGTTTGCGCAGATCCTTGAGCTGATCCCCTGCAGTGAGGAGGAGGCTGAGGCAGACCGCAGGGCCGCAGAGCCCCGCCTGCGGGCGCTGTTCGCGGCGGTGCGGGATTTCGATGCCCGGTTCTCGGCCAAAAAGCGGGACCGGAAGCTGCTGGAGTTCAGCGACTTTGAGCATCAGGCCCTCCACCTGCTTCGTGACCAGGACGGCCCCCCCACTGCGCTGTGCGGGGTCATCCGGCAGAACTATGCCGCCGTGATGGTGGATGAATATCAGGACACCAACGCCCTGCAGGATGCCTTGTACCGGTGCCTTGCATCCCCGGCGGGGGACGACCTCTTCCTGGTGGGAGATCTGAAGCAGAGCATCTACCGCTTCCGGCAGGCAGACCCCAGCATCTTCCGGGAAAAACTGGACAGCTGGCCCGCCCTGCCTGGCGGCGCAGCGCGGCCCCGCCCGGCAGAGGGGACCCCCGGCACCGATGCCATGCTGGCGCTGGATGCCAACTTCCGCTCGGCTCCGCAGGTGGTGGAAGGGATCAACTTCCTTTTCGAGCGGCTCATGTCCCCGGAACTCGGTGACACGGCCTACGGCGACGGCCAGCGGCTGATCTGCGGGGCACCCGGGGAATACACGGGCAGCGTGGAGGCGCATTTCCTGCCCGATGACACCGCCGAAACGGACGCGGGCTGGATCGCCCGGCGCATCGAGGAACTGGTGCAGAGCGGCGAGCCGGTGCGGGACGGCAGTGCCACCCGCCCGGTGCAGTACGAGGACTGCTGCATCCTGCTGGCGGCGCGCATTGATTTTCCGGCCTATGTGGAAGCGTTGACCGCCCGGGGGATCCCGGTGTATGCGGATGCCCGCGAAAACCTGCTGGATGCCCCCCACATCCGGCCCCTCATCGCCCTGCTGAAGGTCATTGACAACCCGGCGCAGGATATCTATCTTGCCGCCGCCATGCTGGGCCCGCTGTTCGGTTTCACCGATGACGACCTTGTCCGCCTGCGGGCCAGAGCCGAAGAGATCCAGAAGCAGCAGGGGGAAAACGCCCCCCAGCGCATCAGCCTCTACGGCGCGCTGCTGCTCACCGTGAACAGCGGGGAGGACACCCCTTTTACCGGAAAAGTCCGGGCGTTCTATGCCCGGCTGACCGAGCTGCGCCGGATGGCCCGCAGTGTCCCGGCAGAACAGCTGCTGGAGGAAATCTTTGCTTCCACCGGCTACCTTGCCGCACTGGGCGTGATGGAAAACGGTGCCCGCCGCCGGGAGGATGCCCGGCGGTTTGCTTCCTTCTGTGCCGGGGCCGGCTCCGGCGGCATCTCTGCGCTGGTGCGGGCCATTGACGCTGCGGCGCTGGCAGGCTCCACGGGGCAGGATACCGTGCCCGGCGGCTCCCGCCCCGGCTGTGTGACTGTGATGACCATCCACCGCTCCAAGGGGCTGCAGTTCCCGGTGGTGTTCGTGGCCGATACGGCCCGTCGCTTCAATGCAGCCGATACCCGCCAGCCGGTGCTCCTGCATCGGATGTATGGGGCGGGCCTGCGCCTGCGCCCCGAGGAGGGCGAGGGCGCGTACAAGACGGCGGCTTACACGGCGCTCTCCAATGTCCACGCCGCCGAGATGCGCAGTGAGCAGATGCGCCTGCTCTATGTGGCGCTGACCCGCGCGCAGGATAAGCTCATCCTGACCGTGCCGCTGGGCATCGGAAAGACCTCCAATCCCTTTACCAGAGCGGCGGCCTTCCTTGAAGCCGGGGCGGGGCAGACGCTCTGCCGACAGGCAAACAGCTTTGCCGACTGGCTCCGCGCGGCCCTGCTCGTCCACCCCAACGGCGGCCCTCTGCGCCGACTGGCCGAGGATCTGGAACTGCCCTTTGCGGATACCGGGAGCACCATCACCCTGACGGTGCAGCAGGCACTGCCCGAGGGCGTGGAGCCGCCCGACCCGGAACCTGAGGAAAGGCCGCTGGCACAGGCAGACCCGGCTCTGACCGAGGCACTGCGGCAGGGCTTTGCCTGGCAGTACCCTGCGGCGGAGCTGGCCAGAGTGCCCGCCAAGGTCAGCGTGACCGGCATCGTTCACAAGGCAGAGCAGACCACGCTGGAGCGCCCGGGCTTTCTGGCAAAGGACGGCCTGACCGCCGCCGAGATGGGCACGGCCCTTCACGCCTTCCTGGAGCACGCCGATTTTGCGGCCCTTGCGGCGGCAAAACAGGCAGGCACGCTGGAAACGGCGATCCCTGCCGAGCGTGACCGGCAGGTGGAAGCAAAGCTCACCGCGCCCGAAATTGCGGAGAAGCTGGATGCAGGGCGCATCCGCCGCTTTGTGGAGAGCGAAGCCTTTGCGCGCATCTGTGCCGCAGATGAGGTGCTGCGGGAGCTGGACTTCATCACGGCCCTGCCTGCCGCCGAGGTGCTGACCGCCCAGGGCACTGACTCCGCCGACAGCGCTGCCGTGGCACAGGCAAAGGTGCTGGTGCAGGGCATCGCTGACCTGGTGCTGGTGTTCCCGAATCACCTGGAGCTGCTGGATTACAAGACGGACCGCCGAAAATCCGAGGATGACTTCCTTGCCGCCTATCGCGCCCAGCTTGACCTCTATGCTCTTGCCATCAGCAAGCGTTTTGCCCCGAAGCCGGTGACCTATAAGGGCATCTACTCGCTGGAACTGGGGAAGCTGATCGAGGTCAAGTGA
- the infC gene encoding translation initiation factor IF-3 — MFGGAFIIATAGKSKELEINGQIRDREVRLIGADGEQKGVVSIQVAMRAAEEAGLDLVKIAPQATPPVCKVLDYGKYRFEQQKKEKEAKKNQKVVEVKETRLSLNIDTNDFNTKLNQTAKFLAAGHKVKASIRFRGREMAHSALGADVLKRFAEALPQASMDKPPVLEGRTMSILLIPKPNKD, encoded by the coding sequence TTGTTTGGAGGTGCATTCATTATCGCTACCGCTGGAAAGTCGAAGGAACTGGAGATCAACGGTCAGATCCGTGATCGTGAAGTTCGCCTGATCGGTGCCGATGGCGAGCAGAAGGGCGTTGTGTCCATTCAGGTGGCCATGCGCGCTGCAGAAGAAGCCGGGCTCGATCTGGTCAAGATCGCACCGCAGGCTACCCCGCCTGTGTGCAAGGTGCTGGATTACGGCAAATACCGTTTTGAACAGCAGAAGAAGGAGAAGGAAGCCAAGAAGAACCAGAAAGTGGTCGAGGTCAAGGAGACCCGCCTTTCGCTCAATATTGACACCAACGACTTCAACACCAAGCTGAACCAGACCGCCAAGTTCCTGGCCGCTGGTCACAAGGTGAAGGCTTCGATCCGCTTCCGCGGCCGTGAGATGGCACACAGTGCTCTGGGTGCTGACGTGCTGAAACGCTTTGCCGAGGCTCTGCCCCAGGCAAGCATGGATAAGCCGCCGGTGCTCGAGGGCCGCACGATGTCCATTCTGCTGATCCCGAAACCCAATAAGGACTAA
- the rpmI gene encoding 50S ribosomal protein L35, whose protein sequence is MAKMKLKTHSGAKKRFKLTKNGKIKRGHAFRSHILTKKTTKLTRGYRQPNYVDKTNAATIKSMLPYA, encoded by the coding sequence ATGGCTAAGATGAAACTGAAGACGCATTCCGGCGCTAAGAAGCGCTTTAAGCTGACCAAGAACGGCAAGATCAAGCGCGGTCACGCATTCCGCAGCCACATCCTGACCAAGAAGACCACCAAGCTGACCCGTGGCTACCGTCAGCCCAACTACGTTGACAAGACCAACGCCGCTACCATCAAGAGCATGCTGCCCTACGCCTAA
- the rplT gene encoding 50S ribosomal protein L20, which yields MARIKGATMTHKRRKKMLKLAKGFYGCKSKHFKMAKQQVMKSGNYALAGRRMKKRQFRNLWICRINNAVRPLGMNYSTFMAGLKKAGIELNRKMLSEMAINDPQSFAALVETVKNA from the coding sequence ATGGCACGTATCAAGGGCGCAACCATGACTCACAAACGTCGTAAGAAGATGCTGAAGCTGGCTAAGGGCTTCTATGGCTGCAAGAGCAAGCACTTTAAGATGGCCAAGCAGCAGGTCATGAAGAGCGGCAACTACGCTCTGGCTGGCCGCCGCATGAAGAAGCGTCAGTTCCGCAACCTGTGGATTTGCCGCATCAACAATGCAGTTCGTCCCCTGGGCATGAACTACTCCACCTTCATGGCTGGCCTGAAGAAGGCAGGCATCGAGCTGAACCGCAAGATGCTGAGCGAGATGGCCATCAACGATCCTCAGAGCTTTGCTGCTCTGGTCGAGACCGTGAAGAACGCCTGA